The following are from one region of the Verrucomicrobiota bacterium genome:
- the cysS gene encoding cysteine--tRNA ligase — protein sequence MGLHIFNTLTRSVQAFTPLDPNGRTVGMYCCGPTVYDLAHIGNFRTFVFTDMVRRYLEFRGYQVQHVMNITDVEDKIIKRVRETGQALREYTGRYEAEFFKDLGELRCLRPHQIPHATEHIAEMVDLIGKLIARGVAYQAQDGSVYFSIEKYCGCGCRYGQLVNLNFEQMRPGERVSSDEYAKDSVADFALWKARVPEDGAVFWPSPWGEGRPGWHIECSAMSMKWLGTSFDLHLGGEDLAFPHHEDEIAQSEGAGVQAPGQRFVKYWMHGAHLLVEGKKMSKSLGNFFTLRDLIAKGFTGREVRYLLLTAHYRELFNFTLDGLTGAKSALKRLDECVAKLRELAGTVTAEADAALPAQFAAAMDEDLNISAAWAVVFEWVSDINRKLAANAVTPAQAAAALGAWQKVDQVLGVGQAVASEAPVEMLALLEQRQAARKAKDFKRSDALREEMKAKGWVIEDTPKGPRLKPV from the coding sequence ATGGGATTGCATATTTTTAATACGTTGACGCGGTCGGTGCAGGCGTTTACGCCGCTGGACCCGAATGGACGCACGGTCGGCATGTATTGCTGCGGGCCGACGGTCTATGATCTTGCCCACATTGGCAACTTCCGAACCTTTGTCTTCACGGACATGGTCCGGCGGTATCTGGAATTCCGGGGTTACCAGGTCCAGCACGTGATGAACATTACGGACGTCGAGGACAAGATCATCAAGCGCGTGCGCGAGACGGGTCAGGCTCTGCGCGAATACACGGGGCGGTATGAGGCGGAGTTTTTCAAGGACCTGGGGGAGTTGCGCTGCCTGCGCCCGCACCAGATCCCGCACGCCACCGAGCACATTGCGGAGATGGTTGACCTGATCGGCAAGTTGATCGCGCGCGGCGTCGCCTACCAAGCCCAGGATGGTTCCGTCTATTTCAGCATCGAGAAATATTGCGGCTGCGGCTGCCGTTACGGACAGTTGGTAAATCTTAATTTTGAGCAGATGCGCCCTGGGGAACGGGTCAGCAGCGATGAATACGCCAAAGATTCCGTAGCGGATTTTGCCCTGTGGAAGGCGCGCGTGCCGGAGGATGGCGCGGTGTTCTGGCCCAGCCCGTGGGGGGAAGGGCGCCCCGGCTGGCACATCGAGTGCAGCGCCATGAGCATGAAGTGGCTGGGCACGAGCTTTGACCTGCATTTGGGAGGCGAAGACCTGGCGTTCCCGCATCATGAGGATGAAATCGCCCAGAGCGAAGGCGCGGGCGTGCAGGCGCCCGGCCAGCGGTTCGTCAAATATTGGATGCACGGGGCTCACTTGCTGGTGGAAGGCAAGAAGATGAGCAAATCCCTGGGCAACTTCTTCACCTTGCGCGATTTGATCGCCAAGGGTTTCACCGGCCGCGAAGTCCGCTACCTGCTGTTGACCGCGCATTATCGCGAGCTGTTCAATTTCACGCTGGATGGTTTGACGGGGGCCAAGTCCGCGCTGAAACGGTTGGATGAATGCGTGGCCAAGCTGCGAGAACTGGCCGGGACGGTCACCGCCGAGGCGGATGCCGCGCTGCCCGCGCAATTCGCGGCCGCCATGGATGAAGATTTGAACATTTCCGCGGCCTGGGCGGTCGTATTTGAGTGGGTGAGCGACATCAACAGGAAACTGGCGGCCAACGCCGTGACTCCGGCCCAAGCCGCCGCCGCCTTGGGAGCCTGGCAGAAAGTGGACCAGGTGCTGGGGGTTGGGCAGGCCGTTGCCAGCGAGGCCCCGGTGGAAATGCTGGCACTGCTCGAACAACGTCAGGCTGCGCGCAAGGCCAAGGATTTCAAGCGATCCGATGCGCTGCGCGAGGAAATGAAAGCCAAGGGTTGGGTGATTGAGGATACACCCAAAGGCCCGC
- a CDS encoding DUF554 family protein, producing MIGTVINAVAIVGGAALGGSRRGLISASRQQQIKSLLAVLTVGAGFMLIWRGLWGGFGMVLKELGIGLLAMVLGPLIGRWLHLQQLSNRAGEYARQRMAAAKPDAPGAFSDGLVTASLLFCTAPLSLLGALEDGLHGFWMLLVIKAVMDGMAAMTFTRIFGWGVRLSFLPVVAWQGFWTLGGAAIAQAWQAGYPAVLHSIHLAAGFICLSVAIVIFEVRKVELTDYLPSLVVAPLLTWWWL from the coding sequence ATGATTGGCACGGTCATTAACGCGGTTGCCATTGTTGGCGGAGCGGCTCTGGGCGGCTCCCGGCGTGGCCTGATTTCGGCGTCCCGGCAACAGCAGATCAAATCGCTGTTGGCGGTGCTGACCGTGGGGGCTGGTTTTATGTTAATTTGGCGGGGATTATGGGGTGGCTTCGGCATGGTGCTTAAAGAATTGGGGATTGGCTTGCTGGCGATGGTCTTGGGACCGTTGATCGGGCGATGGTTGCACTTGCAGCAACTTTCCAATCGAGCTGGTGAGTATGCTCGCCAACGCATGGCGGCGGCCAAACCGGATGCGCCCGGAGCTTTCAGCGACGGTCTGGTAACCGCCAGCCTGTTGTTTTGCACTGCGCCGCTCTCGTTGCTGGGTGCGCTGGAGGATGGTCTGCATGGGTTCTGGATGCTGCTAGTGATCAAGGCGGTCATGGATGGTATGGCCGCCATGACTTTTACACGAATATTCGGCTGGGGCGTGCGGCTCTCCTTTTTACCCGTTGTGGCTTGGCAGGGGTTCTGGACGTTGGGTGGAGCCGCTATTGCGCAAGCGTGGCAGGCGGGGTATCCGGCAGTGTTGCATTCGATCCATTTGGCTGCCGGGTTCATCTGTCTGAGTGTTGCCATCGTGATTTTCGAGGTGCGCAAGGTTGAGTTGACGGATTATCTGCCCAGTTTGGTGGTCGCACCGCTGTTGACGTGGTGGTGGCTGTGA